The Bacteroidota bacterium genome has a segment encoding these proteins:
- a CDS encoding glycosyltransferase: protein MPDQKIKLLLVEPVSDLGGVSQFLLSLIRGLPRERFDIHLAASGPGPLFQILTREGVSVHPSRIDYSILTFLSALRSFRTYLKRESFDLIHAHTLKAAFLSVLANKNLPARVIYTGHGLRFTQKRGSPSKAMFFILERLICGSSDFVTVLSKTEYEAGLSKGLLHPPKARTIPMSIDTQRFAAVSPAELRLPKKQYDLPEDAFVVGMVGRLSSQKDPETFVRVAAIVSARLNQARFLWVGDGDLRTKIVRMADTCGVAANLRIAGNQEAAEIPKFLSMMDAFLFTSRYEGLPIALLEAMAA from the coding sequence ATGCCTGATCAGAAAATAAAGCTCCTGCTCGTCGAGCCGGTCAGCGATCTGGGAGGTGTGTCGCAGTTTCTGCTTTCTCTTATTCGCGGGTTGCCGCGTGAACGATTCGATATTCACCTTGCCGCGTCCGGGCCGGGACCTTTATTTCAGATTCTGACCCGGGAGGGTGTCTCTGTCCACCCCTCGAGAATCGATTATTCAATCCTGACGTTTCTTTCGGCATTGCGATCCTTCAGAACATATCTCAAGCGGGAATCTTTCGATCTGATTCACGCGCACACTCTCAAGGCGGCGTTTCTCTCTGTCCTGGCGAATAAGAATCTCCCCGCGAGAGTAATCTATACGGGTCACGGTCTGAGGTTCACCCAGAAGCGGGGAAGTCCCTCGAAAGCCATGTTCTTCATTCTTGAGCGGTTGATATGTGGTTCATCCGATTTTGTCACGGTGCTCAGCAAGACCGAGTACGAAGCCGGGCTTTCCAAGGGACTGCTGCATCCCCCGAAGGCAAGAACCATCCCAATGTCGATCGATACGCAACGATTTGCAGCCGTTTCCCCCGCCGAATTACGGCTTCCGAAAAAACAATACGATTTGCCGGAAGATGCTTTCGTTGTGGGAATGGTCGGAAGGCTCTCTTCCCAGAAGGATCCCGAGACGTTCGTGAGGGTGGCGGCAATAGTGAGCGCTCGATTGAACCAGGCTCGGTTCTTGTGGGTGGGCGACGGCGACCTGCGAACAAAAATTGTCCGAATGGCCGACACCTGCGGCGTAGCCGCAAACCTCAGGATTGCCGGCAACCAGGAAGCGGCCGAGATTCCGAAATTTCTCTCGATGATGGATGCGTTCCTTTTCACTTCCCGCTATGAAGGGCTCCCGATCGCGTTATTGGAAGCGATGGCAGCGA